A DNA window from Candidatus Desulfatibia profunda contains the following coding sequences:
- the gyrB gene encoding DNA topoisomerase (ATP-hydrolyzing) subunit B, protein MSTQTNTYSADNIKVLEGLEAVRKRPSMYIGNIDIEGLHHLVYEVVDNSIDEAMAGYCNNIKVIIHTDNSVSVEDDGRGIPVGIQKSENVPAVEVVMTKLHSGGKFDDHSYKVSGGLHGVGVSVVNALSIFLEVEIYTEGNIYYQSFEKGKKTCELKIIGKTKKSGTKVHFYADTEILNTDNFSYDILIRRLRELAFLNKGIKISIEDERSDQKDVFLYKGGIVQFVEYLNRRHSALHKPILMEGERSGVQIEVALQYNDTFAEKMFSFANNINTIEGGFHLIGFKAGLTRTINQYATNGNIPKNLHAKISGDDIREGLTAIVSVKLKSPQFEGQTKTKLGNSEVKGLVESLVNEKLSIFLEENPSIAKKILAKAVDASRARDAAKHARDLARKQGSLIDSTLPGKLAECQDPEPSQRELFLVEGDSAGGSAKQGRDRRFQAILPLKGKILNVEKSRIDKILRSEEIKNIITVLGTGVGEEEYNIDKIRYHKTIIMTDADVDGSHIRTLLLTFFYRHMHEMIEKGYLYIAQPPLYKVGKGKKEAYLKDDRELNDYVLKRICSQKSVKIVNNDIVLSNHHLYRFMGNLAEYFSVMAKMENRGFKSNFIELLIKKGVENKDFLADHQKMSDLKEYLIQNGHKVGDLIWNPERGVYNLMVTPPERKKTGQMTFETPERADKPAKIGRGLVYSKDFQTSLILGKNVLKYDNPPFVVFNNNGAESIQIENKRQLLSYLVEEGKKGLGIQRYKGLGEMNPGQLWETTMDPEKRTLLRVKVEDAVEADEIFTILMGEEVEPRREFIQNNALEVGILDI, encoded by the coding sequence ATGAGTACACAAACAAACACATATAGTGCCGATAATATTAAAGTATTAGAAGGGCTTGAGGCGGTCAGAAAAAGACCTTCGATGTATATCGGAAATATTGATATAGAGGGGCTCCATCATCTGGTTTATGAGGTTGTGGATAATAGTATTGATGAAGCCATGGCCGGTTATTGTAATAATATTAAAGTTATTATTCATACGGATAACAGTGTTAGTGTTGAAGATGATGGTAGAGGAATTCCTGTAGGTATTCAAAAAAGCGAGAATGTTCCGGCAGTTGAAGTTGTTATGACCAAACTTCATTCCGGGGGTAAATTCGACGATCATTCCTATAAGGTTTCCGGGGGCCTTCACGGTGTCGGTGTTTCCGTAGTTAATGCGCTGTCGATATTTTTGGAAGTTGAAATTTATACTGAAGGGAATATTTATTACCAATCATTTGAGAAAGGTAAAAAAACCTGTGAATTAAAGATTATTGGAAAAACAAAAAAGAGCGGTACAAAGGTGCATTTTTATGCGGATACGGAAATATTAAACACCGATAATTTTAGTTATGATATTCTGATTAGACGATTAAGGGAACTGGCATTTTTAAATAAAGGCATAAAAATATCTATAGAAGATGAACGTTCAGATCAGAAAGATGTCTTTTTATATAAAGGCGGAATTGTTCAGTTTGTGGAATATCTTAACAGGCGACATTCAGCGCTGCATAAACCGATTTTAATGGAGGGGGAGAGAAGCGGTGTTCAAATAGAAGTTGCGCTGCAGTATAATGATACGTTTGCGGAGAAAATGTTTTCATTTGCAAATAATATCAATACTATCGAAGGAGGTTTTCATCTTATCGGTTTTAAAGCAGGTTTAACGCGTACGATTAATCAATATGCAACCAACGGTAATATACCTAAAAATCTTCATGCCAAGATCAGCGGCGATGATATCAGGGAAGGTTTGACCGCTATTGTTAGTGTTAAATTAAAATCTCCTCAGTTTGAGGGCCAAACCAAAACAAAATTAGGTAATAGTGAAGTCAAGGGCCTGGTCGAATCTCTGGTTAATGAAAAATTAAGTATCTTTCTTGAAGAAAACCCTTCGATTGCCAAAAAAATATTGGCCAAGGCCGTGGATGCTTCCAGAGCAAGAGATGCTGCCAAACACGCCAGAGACCTTGCCAGAAAACAAGGATCTTTAATCGATTCAACCCTCCCCGGCAAACTGGCTGAGTGTCAAGATCCAGAACCTTCTCAAAGAGAACTTTTCCTTGTGGAAGGTGATTCGGCCGGCGGCAGCGCCAAACAGGGCCGGGATAGAAGATTTCAGGCAATCTTGCCGCTTAAGGGTAAAATATTAAACGTTGAAAAATCCCGGATTGATAAAATTTTGCGCAGCGAAGAAATTAAAAACATTATCACCGTGTTGGGGACCGGTGTGGGTGAGGAAGAATACAATATTGATAAAATCCGGTATCATAAAACCATTATTATGACGGATGCCGATGTCGACGGATCTCATATCAGAACGCTTCTTTTAACCTTTTTTTACCGGCACATGCACGAAATGATTGAAAAAGGTTATCTATACATCGCCCAACCACCATTGTATAAAGTCGGCAAAGGTAAGAAAGAGGCATATCTTAAAGACGATCGGGAGTTAAATGATTATGTCCTAAAAAGGATATGCAGTCAGAAAAGTGTAAAAATTGTGAATAACGATATTGTCTTATCCAATCACCATCTTTATCGGTTTATGGGAAACCTGGCAGAGTATTTTTCGGTGATGGCGAAAATGGAAAACCGCGGGTTTAAATCAAACTTTATAGAACTTCTTATTAAAAAAGGTGTTGAAAATAAGGATTTTCTTGCAGACCATCAAAAAATGTCGGATCTAAAAGAGTATTTAATCCAAAACGGTCATAAAGTCGGAGACTTAATCTGGAATCCGGAACGCGGTGTCTATAACTTGATGGTTACCCCACCAGAAAGAAAAAAAACAGGCCAGATGACGTTCGAAACGCCGGAAAGGGCCGATAAACCAGCAAAAATCGGAAGAGGGCTAGTATATTCAAAAGATTTTCAGACAAGCCTGATCCTCGGTAAAAATGTTTTAAAATACGATAACCCGCCGTTTGTGGTTTTTAATAATAACGGTGCGGAATCGATTCAAATCGAGAATAAAAGGCAACTTCTTTCTTACCTTGTCGAAGAAGGTAAAAAAGGCCTTGGTATTCAGCGCTACAAAGGTCTGGGCGAAATGAATCCCGGCCAATTGTGGGAAACGACCATGGATCCGGAAAAACGAACCCTCCTCCGGGTTAAAGTTGAAGATGCGGTTGAAGCCGATGAAATTTTTACGATTCTTATGGGAGAAGAGGTTGAACCCAGACGGGAATTTATCCAAAACAACGCGCTTGAAGTAGGCATTTTGGATATATAA
- a CDS encoding DNA polymerase III subunit beta, with the protein MKLKVKKDDILDILSKIQGLAGRKSNLAITANVLVRATNEGVTFVVTDLETGFKGLYPAIIETEGVIAINARKFYEIVREFPVDEIQVNEIENHWIKIGDTNVEYNIVGMNPEDFPETPHIERIDFFQINSSAFKKMIDKTVIITGAADERRAHITGIYFEIIKKENQNLIRMVSTDGNRLSTVDYSYSKESDLPAGAGVLIPKKGLQEVMKFLDSEGIVQIGFKNNNFIIKKDTETIIIRLLEGDFPEYQDIIKKSDGNIINLDRQLFLKMLKRMSILSSEEYKSVIFNFTTNKLIITTTNPDIGESKEEMGIDYKGVSFEVAFNPRYFIETLNVIEQDKVNLNIINEERPCLIQGENNDTYLSVIMPMKI; encoded by the coding sequence ATGAAGTTAAAAGTTAAAAAAGATGATATTTTGGATATTCTGTCAAAAATACAGGGATTAGCCGGTCGCAAAAGTAATCTTGCCATTACGGCAAATGTATTGGTTCGGGCAACAAATGAAGGTGTCACATTTGTCGTTACAGATCTTGAAACCGGTTTTAAGGGATTGTATCCGGCCATTATTGAAACTGAAGGTGTTATCGCGATCAATGCTAGAAAATTTTATGAAATCGTCAGGGAATTTCCTGTTGATGAAATTCAGGTTAATGAGATTGAAAACCATTGGATTAAAATCGGTGATACAAATGTTGAATATAATATTGTCGGGATGAATCCCGAAGATTTTCCGGAAACTCCCCATATCGAAAGGATAGATTTTTTTCAAATCAATTCAAGTGCCTTTAAAAAAATGATCGACAAAACGGTTATTATTACGGGCGCGGCTGATGAAAGAAGGGCGCATATTACCGGGATTTATTTTGAAATTATAAAAAAGGAGAATCAAAATCTTATCCGGATGGTTTCAACAGACGGCAATCGGTTGTCAACAGTAGATTATAGTTATAGTAAAGAATCCGACCTTCCGGCCGGAGCGGGTGTTTTAATACCTAAAAAAGGTCTTCAGGAAGTTATGAAATTCCTTGATTCTGAAGGGATAGTTCAGATTGGATTTAAAAATAATAATTTTATTATTAAAAAGGATACCGAGACGATTATTATCCGTCTGCTTGAAGGAGATTTTCCAGAATATCAAGATATTATTAAAAAAAGTGACGGAAATATTATTAATTTAGACAGACAGTTGTTTTTAAAAATGCTCAAAAGGATGTCTATTTTATCTTCTGAGGAATATAAGAGTGTAATTTTTAATTTTACAACTAATAAACTTATTATCACCACTACAAATCCTGATATTGGTGAATCTAAAGAAGAAATGGGAATTGATTATAAGGGAGTATCGTTTGAAGTTGCATTTAATCCCAGATATTTTATCGAAACACTTAATGTAATTGAGCAAGATAAAGTCAATTTGAATATTATAAACGAGGAAAGACCTTGTTTAATCCAGGGGGAAAATAATGACACTTATTTAAGTGTTATTATGCCGATGAAAATATGA
- a CDS encoding UvrD-helicase domain-containing protein → MKFIADLHVHSHFSRATAKNLNLENMYIAAQLKGITVVGTGDFTHPGWFAELKEKLVPAEEGLFKLKDEIAERCDKQIPKLCRRSVRFLLVSEISNIYKKNQKTRKNHNLVYMPGLDTAEKFNSKLARIGNIKSDGRPILGLDVKDLLEIILETSDRAFLIPAHIWTPWFSLLGSKSGFDSIEECFEDLTPFVFAVETGLSSDPSMNWRVSGLDGLTLVSNSDAHSPLKLGREANIFNTELSYPAIKSAIQTGDSDRFMGTIEFYPEEGKYHLDGHRKCNIRLRPEKTRALSGKCPACGSPLTQGVLYRVEELADRPGGEKPAKYHPFYHLIPLTEILSETLRVGPGTKKVMEYYRILLDKLGPEIEILKTLSIETIEKVGGPLLGEAVARMRRSEIVIQPGYDGEFGTIKIFDKNEREKLLGQKTLFVQSKPESLIQIKIEYKKEIADEKIHTPIKTIPIKTSSKSYENYFKTSTTATTPKLYMDKMNPEQRRAVEHQGGPLIIVAGPGTGKTLTLTHRIAHLVTRNFVSPRNILAVTFTNKAAREMRHRLKRLMPDATQLPFMGTFHGLCLKLLNDYLEKQPIIIDDNDRKSIISDAIKLAEQSGIRALVKPQKVLDWIISAKQKIIEPYDKPEDIPDPEKRIFAATYKLYQKLLSIQNLYDYEDLVVKTVRLFENDARFTKTHRDIYKYIFVDEYQDLNYGQYCIIRALAPPGAARRNLCVIGDPDQSIYGFRGSDVKHFKTFMDDYPDAEVVNLKRNYRSTQTILKASYQVVSPRNKKAPASRIYSDFNGVKTIGVLETVTEKAEAVAVGRTIEQMVGGMGFYSIDFGKLAEQHQSPPRGFSDFAVLYRTAAQGFVFAEAFDRAGIPYQVVSRETIFNTKGVSELVSLLKIVEGSGCLADLERIASLIEPAITKQAAEIFKHWCYQNNFSLDTALVNVRRFPVGGLSKARQTRLIDFFDSLEAFTKQTQAMTVEKKLIFLTENSKLANMRPRNPKTQEALNRLIEISQTCNNIFEFLAETALQGDTDAYVPQAEKVALMTMHASKGLEFPVVFIAGCEEGFLPFQRSATEKADIDEERRLFYVAMTRAKEQLYLTCAQKRRIYGKTEKRTLSPFVGEIEERLRSHEASTPKRSSRQGSRQLKLF, encoded by the coding sequence ATGAAATTTATTGCAGATTTGCACGTTCATTCGCATTTTTCCAGGGCAACGGCAAAAAACCTTAATCTTGAAAATATGTATATAGCGGCCCAGTTAAAAGGAATAACGGTTGTTGGAACCGGTGATTTTACCCATCCGGGCTGGTTTGCGGAATTAAAAGAAAAACTGGTTCCGGCGGAAGAAGGTCTTTTTAAATTGAAAGATGAAATCGCCGAAAGATGTGATAAACAGATTCCAAAATTATGCCGCAGGTCCGTTCGTTTTTTATTAGTTTCCGAAATTAGTAATATTTATAAAAAAAATCAAAAAACCAGAAAAAATCATAATCTTGTATATATGCCCGGTTTAGATACAGCCGAAAAATTTAATTCAAAATTAGCTAGAATCGGAAATATTAAATCGGATGGAAGACCGATTTTAGGTTTGGATGTCAAAGACCTTCTTGAAATTATACTTGAGACTTCGGACCGTGCTTTTCTGATACCGGCGCATATTTGGACACCATGGTTTTCACTGTTGGGTTCAAAATCGGGTTTCGATTCAATTGAAGAATGTTTTGAGGATCTTACCCCTTTTGTTTTTGCTGTTGAAACCGGTCTTTCATCCGACCCGTCGATGAATTGGCGGGTATCCGGTTTGGATGGTCTGACACTGGTCTCAAATTCAGACGCCCACTCCCCGTTAAAATTAGGGCGGGAAGCAAATATTTTTAATACCGAGCTTTCATATCCGGCCATAAAGTCCGCCATACAGACCGGAGATTCGGATCGTTTTATGGGAACTATTGAATTTTATCCGGAAGAGGGTAAATATCACCTTGATGGGCATCGAAAATGTAATATTAGGCTCCGTCCGGAAAAGACCCGGGCTTTATCCGGAAAATGTCCGGCATGCGGCAGCCCCCTAACACAGGGAGTTTTATACAGGGTTGAGGAATTGGCGGATCGGCCCGGCGGGGAAAAACCGGCCAAATATCATCCGTTTTACCATCTAATCCCGCTTACAGAAATATTGTCGGAGACATTAAGGGTCGGACCGGGAACCAAAAAGGTTATGGAATACTATCGGATATTATTGGATAAACTTGGTCCTGAAATTGAAATACTAAAAACCTTGAGCATCGAAACTATCGAGAAGGTCGGAGGACCCTTGCTGGGGGAGGCGGTTGCACGCATGCGCCGTAGCGAAATCGTTATCCAGCCCGGATATGACGGAGAATTCGGTACCATTAAAATTTTTGATAAAAACGAGCGGGAAAAATTGCTCGGGCAAAAAACGCTTTTTGTACAATCGAAACCAGAATCGCTTATTCAAATAAAAATAGAATATAAAAAAGAAATTGCGGACGAAAAAATACACACTCCAATTAAAACCATTCCTATCAAAACATCGTCTAAGTCCTATGAAAATTATTTTAAAACATCCACGACCGCCACCACCCCAAAACTTTACATGGACAAGATGAATCCCGAACAGCGCAGAGCGGTTGAACATCAAGGCGGGCCTTTAATAATTGTCGCCGGTCCCGGTACCGGCAAAACCCTTACACTCACACACCGGATCGCGCACCTTGTGACCCGAAATTTTGTTTCGCCACGGAATATTCTGGCGGTTACGTTTACCAATAAAGCCGCCCGGGAAATGCGCCACAGGCTTAAACGCCTGATGCCCGACGCAACACAACTCCCGTTTATGGGCACTTTTCACGGTTTATGTTTAAAGCTGTTAAATGATTATTTGGAAAAACAACCTATAATCATTGATGATAATGACCGTAAAAGTATAATTTCAGACGCGATAAAGTTGGCTGAACAAAGCGGTATACGAGCCTTGGTAAAACCTCAGAAAGTGCTCGACTGGATCATATCAGCCAAACAAAAAATCATCGAACCGTATGATAAGCCTGAGGATATACCCGATCCGGAAAAAAGGATCTTTGCCGCCACATACAAGTTATATCAGAAATTATTGTCTATTCAAAATCTTTACGATTATGAAGATTTGGTAGTAAAAACCGTTCGGCTTTTTGAAAACGACGCTCGGTTTACCAAAACACACCGGGATATTTATAAATATATTTTTGTGGATGAATATCAGGATCTAAACTATGGGCAATATTGCATTATCAGGGCGCTTGCTCCTCCGGGTGCTGCCCGCCGGAATCTTTGTGTGATTGGAGATCCGGATCAATCGATTTACGGGTTTAGGGGCTCAGATGTAAAACATTTTAAAACATTTATGGATGACTACCCGGACGCCGAAGTAGTCAACCTTAAACGCAATTATCGCTCGACCCAGACAATTTTAAAGGCATCGTACCAGGTTGTAAGCCCTCGGAACAAAAAAGCACCGGCATCTCGTATTTATTCTGATTTTAACGGCGTCAAAACCATAGGTGTCCTTGAAACCGTTACGGAAAAAGCAGAAGCCGTGGCCGTGGGCCGGACCATTGAACAGATGGTCGGCGGCATGGGATTTTATTCCATCGATTTTGGAAAGCTTGCCGAACAACACCAATCGCCGCCGCGGGGTTTTTCTGATTTTGCAGTGTTATATCGCACGGCCGCCCAAGGCTTTGTTTTTGCCGAAGCTTTTGATAGGGCAGGTATTCCTTATCAGGTCGTAAGCAGAGAAACCATTTTCAACACCAAGGGTGTTTCAGAACTGGTATCTTTATTAAAAATTGTCGAAGGGTCGGGTTGTTTGGCCGATCTTGAACGAATAGCAAGCTTAATAGAACCTGCCATCACCAAACAGGCCGCAGAAATCTTTAAACACTGGTGTTATCAAAACAATTTTTCGCTGGACACAGCCCTGGTCAATGTCCGGCGGTTTCCGGTAGGCGGTCTGAGCAAGGCCCGGCAAACACGCCTCATCGATTTTTTTGACAGCCTCGAGGCTTTTACAAAACAGACGCAAGCCATGACGGTTGAAAAAAAATTAATATTTCTGACGGAAAACTCAAAACTGGCCAACATGCGGCCCCGTAATCCAAAAACGCAAGAAGCCCTAAACCGGCTGATTGAGATTTCACAAACCTGTAATAATATATTTGAATTTTTGGCCGAAACCGCCCTGCAGGGCGATACCGATGCCTATGTGCCCCAGGCAGAAAAAGTGGCGCTAATGACCATGCATGCTTCTAAAGGGCTTGAATTTCCTGTAGTTTTTATT